agactcaaaacctgaccacggcagaaaatagaaagagaatgaaaagtcattccatatgcctcagtcataggttctataaagtatgatatgttgtGCACCAGCCATATTGTGTGCCTCACCATGAGttgggcaagagggtacaatagtgatccaggagtgaatcactggacatcggtcgaaattatccttagtggaataaggacatgtttctcggttatggaggtgacaaaaaattcatggtaaagggttacgtcgatgcaagctttgacactaattcggatgactctaagtctcaatctggatacatattgaaagtgggagcaattagctagagtagctccgtgcatagcattgtagacatagaaaatttgcaaaatgcacacggctctaaatgtggcagacccgttgactaaacttctctcacaagcaaaacatgatcacacattattactctttgggtgttaatcacatagcgatgtgaactagattattgactctagtaaaccctttgggtgttagtcacatggagatgtgaactaatcacataaagatgtgaactattggtgttaaatcacatgacgatgtgaactagattattgactctagtgcaagtgggagactgaaggaaatatgccctagaggcaataataaagttgttatttatatttccttatatcatgataaatgtttattattcatgctagaattgtattaaccagaaacttagtacatgtgtgaatacatagacaaaacagagtgtccctagtatgcctctacttgactagctcgttaatcaaagatggttaagtttcctgaccataaacatgtgttgtctttgatgaacgggatcacatcattagagaatgatgtgatggactagacccatccgttagcttagcactatgatcgtttagtttatttctattgctttcttcatggcttatacatgttcctatgactatgagattatgcaactcccgaataccggaggaacaccttgtgtgctatcaaacgtcacaacgtaaccgggtgattataaagatgctctacaggtgtctctgatggtgtttgttgagttggcatagatcaagattaggatttttcactccgtgtatcggagaggtatctttgggccctctcggtaatgcacatcactatgagccttgcaagcaatgtgtctaatgatttagtcacgggatgatgcattacggaatgagtaaagagacttgcccgtaacgagattgaactaggtatgatgataccgacgatcgaatctcgggcaagtaacataccaaagggaacaacgtatgttgttatgcggtttgaccgataaagatctttgtagaatatgtaggaaccaatgtgagcatccaggttccactattggttattgactggagatgagtctcggtcatgtctacatagttcttgaacccgtagggtccgcacgcttaacattcgatgatgatatgtattatgagttatgtgatttgatgtaccgaaggttgtttggagtcccgaatgtgatcacggacatgatgaggagtcttgaaatggttgagacataaagattcatatattggaaggttacattcggacaccggaatggttcgggtcgtttcgggtaagtttcggagtaccgggggttaccggacccccccctcccagaagttattgggcctcatgggcctaatggtggaagagGAGACAGGCCAAGGTGGGGCGCGTGCCCCcatagcccaaactgaattggactagggctaggggggtcggccccccctttccttctcttcttcctctccttccttcttctcctacttggactaggaaagggggaaacctactcctactaggagtaggaatccccccttgggcgcgcctcttgaggccggccctcctcctcctcccctcctttatatacgggggagggggcaccccatagacacacaagttgatctttagccgtgttgtgcccccctccacagttttacacctcggtcatattgtcgtagtgcttaggcaaagccctgcgttggcgacttcatcatcaccgtcaacacgtcattgtgctgacggaactcacgctcggcctcagctggatcaagagtacgagggacgtcaccgagctgaacgtgtgcagatcgcgaaggtgccatgcgttcggtacttgatcggttggatcacgaagacgttcgactacatcaaccccattacttaacgcttccgctttcagtctacgagggtacgtagacacactctcccctctcgttgttatgcatctcctagatagatcttgcctgaTTGCGGGATTTTTTTTAAATACTGCGTTCCCAACACTTCAAGCAGGTGCTTTTTGCTATTGGGGAGCTTAGAGGAGAGACGATCAGGAGACCATCTGGTCAAACTCCACCCAAGATTCGCGGaagcccaagatggtatccatacttcGAGGTGAGCATTGACAATATACACTTTTCATGGCTTGATATGCTTGTATTGTTCAAGTTGAGCACTAACACATGCTTGTGATGCCATTTTCAGGATTGCATTGGGGCAATAGATGGTACTTATGTCACTGTCAGAGTTTCTAGGTCACAGTCTGCAGCATATAGGGTgaggaagcactacacaagccagaatgtgcttgctgctgttgactttgatctgaagttcacatatgtgcTGGCTGGCTCGGAGGGGTCAGCGCATGATGCTAACATTCTCAGTGACAACATATGAGTCAACCTGATGGGATCAACATCCCCAATGACAAGTTCTACCTTGGAGATGCTGGCTATGCATGTCGGCCGGGTAttcttccacccttcaggaaaACCAGGTACCATCTCAACGAGTTCTCTGGTAGGAATTATCCTAGGACTGCACAGGACCTGTTTAATCTCAGACACTCCAGCCTTAGAGTAactgttgagagggcatttggagctctGAAGAATAGGTTTAAGATCCTGGATCAGAAGCCATTCCACCCATACTCCACTCAGGTTAAGCTAGTTCTTGCTTGTTGCATTCTGCATAACTGGATCCTCTAGTGGGGCTTTGATGAACACGTGCCTGAGGAGGAAGAGGTCGAGCCTGACGATGTTGTTAGCTTCGGCCGTGGTGTGGAGGCATTTGACAATGATGCTTGGAAGAACAAAAGGTTGGGGTGGGCAGAGGCAATGTGGCTTAACAGAGGTCGGTGTAGGATTTGAagaagatggaagaagaagaagaagaagaagaagaagaagaagaagcaacaacaatagcagaagcagaagcagaagaagaggaagaggaagaggaagatctgGTAGCAGCAACACCGATGAACTATCCCCTATTTAGCCAATGGCTCTTAATAATTTGAACTGTCATTTGATAGTAGTTAGGATGAACTGTCATTTGTTTAAGTAGCTGGCTCTACATGTTCAGATTGTGTGTGGTAAGCTCACCACTAGTTAGAAGTGGTGACAACACCTTATGCAGGTTGCAACCAAACACCATGTCATATATGCGCCTAatgcaatgcaggcaaccaaacgtcGGGTCAAAAAATGGTTGTCTCATGCAACTAGGGGCATGCAGACAACCAAACTATGTGCATGTGGTTTTTTTGGCCTACATCCCCTCAAACCGGCTCACTAGAGCCAGGCTCGCCGGGCCAGGCTGAATTGGCAATGTAACCAAACATGCCCAAAGAGTCGCTCGACCTGTGCGGGTTGGTGCTGAACAGCCCTAGCACAAAAGCAACTCGTTAGTTTTGTTGATGCGTGTTCGAAAGGCGAGTGGACTATGATGACGGTTACTTCTTCCCGTGCAAAGACTGGGCCAACCCTAAAAATTAGACGGCAAAACAGTAACTGGACTGCCTAGTCTCCGGAGAGTGctcattagagcaactccaacacggTGACCCATTTCGTCCGCACGCGTCCATTTGGGCGGCGCGGACAAAAGTCAGCCgatgcgccgacccaaacggacgttgTCCCATTTTCGGCCCATTTTTTAGCCTCATTTGCGTCGGTGCGTACACAAAATGGACGCACGCCGCACCCCCTAACCCCCCTGGCCTGCtagtcggtggcacattggccatCCTTTCCCCATTCCAACAGCAAACACTCGTCCGCCTCCTTTGTCGCTGACACCGACGCCCATTTTTCTGGTGCCTCTGCTAGCTGTCGGTGCCGTAACATACCCCCTACAACGCCGCCACCTCCCacgtcgccgccaccgccgtcttGCCACCGGGGATCTGAAAGCTTCCCGCCCACTCCCCGACACAGCCACGACCaagaagccgcctcgccgccccgccagcTCCTTCGTCATGACACCGGCACACTCGTCGGCTGCCGccagggcagctagctggtctgAGGGCGGCGCGACtcccatgtcagggcttgcactatcatacttgaggTCGTGgcatctcaagatctctggatctggcactctttctttggcatggagggatcacacaatgatatcaatgtgctTCAGCGCTCGctggtgtttgctaggcttgccgaaggcaacaacccACCGGTGAATGTTACcatcaacggccacaactacgacaaaggatacaacctgggtgacggtatctatcctcggtgggccactattgtgaagacaatctccAACCCTGTCAGAGAGAAGATGAAAATATTTTTCCAgaagcaagagagtgctaggaaggacgtcgagcgtgcatttggtgttttgcaatctcgatggcgCATCGTCCGTTATCCTGCTAGGACTTGGAGCACGAAGaaactgtgggaggtgatgactgttTGTGTCATCATGCACAATACGATCGTAGAAGATGAGTGCCCGGAACATTTGtacgatcaagggtttcagtttcagggtgagaatgttgtgcgtgagcatggaggagcggcaaCTTTTGAACAGTTCAACCAATTTCATCAtgacatgcgtgattgggaaatttatatgcaactgcaaaatgatttgattgagcatatgtgggctcatgttggcaaccaatagatgtatcttttttATTCCACTTGCAAAACTATATGAGACTTTTATTTTTATTCGGCTTGTAAAACCAGNNNNNNNNNNNNNNNNNNNNNNNNNNNNNNNNNNNNNNNNNNNNNNNNNNNNNNNNNNNNNNNNNNNNNNNNNNNNNNNNNNNNNNNNNNNNNNNNNNNNNNNNNNNNNNNNNNNNNNNNNNNNNNNNNNNNNNNNNNNNNNNNNNNNNNNNNNNNNNNNNNNNNNNNNNNNNNNNNNNNNNNNNNNNNNNNNNNNNNNNNNNNNNNNNNNNNNNNNNNNNNNNNNNNNNNNNNNNNNNNNNNNNNNNNNNNNNNNNNNNNNNNNNNNNNNNNNNNNNNNNNNNNGCCCCATGCCCCCCATGGTCATGGGGCCCCTCCCATGCACGTAGTCCATGGGCCCTTGCCCAGCGAAGCAGGCCAGTATCGCAGCGAGGCAGTGCACAGCCGCAGACGCAGCATATTTTCCTTCATTTCCTAAGAAAAAGCTTAATTTCCTTGGATCTCGCACGCGGATTCCATATGCAGACGCAGCTTTCCTGATTCTTCTCAAAGAAAAAAATGCAGCTTTCCTTCTTCTATCGTGCCTATTCCCCAACTAGTACGCCGTCATGTACAGATGTATCTCATGTCTCTAGTCTCCATTCAAAATTGAGATCATATTCCATATTTCCAAGCCCCGATCCAATCTCGCTCTTCCTGTTTCTCTTGCCGGCAGCGATCACTGAATGGATGGGTTGATCAAGGCCGAGCCGATGCCTATTCTGGGCCATGATCGCTGTAAGCCAATGCACATATAGCCGAGCGCCTCCCACCTCCCGCGAGGGCCAGGCACCAGTCTCACTTTGCGTCATCGTCGAGCGCCTGTCGTCCGATCACCGGCGCTGATCCAACCCATTTTAGGTACATCATATTACCGTTTCCGACTTATATGGCTAACTAACTAATCTACTTTGGCATGGACGATGCATATCTAGCGTCATTGAatctataaaatattatttttgggtcTATCTAAGTATCTATTTGTACCATTCTATATTTGTGTATATTAATTAGAATTCAAATACAACACGCCGGCTGCTCTACATGACACTGCAAACTTCCTCTGTTTGAATTTATTAGCCCCCTAAAAAAATGAGCCTGAAGTTGATTGGAAATTTTACTCACAAATATACGAGTTATATGCCAAAAATCTATCATTGGGTTAGTATTTGAAGAATGTTGCCAATGCTCTATATTTTGTGATATATAACACATAGTTTATTAGTCAAATGTTAGGTCAAAATAGGCTTAAAACCCGAGGAGGACTAATAAATTCGAACAAAGGAAATACCATATCAAGCACACTGTGCCGGAATTATGACAACTAGTCATGGGCCAACACTTGTGGATCTCACAAGAGAATCTCCCTCGCCAAAGGTCATAGTTCAAGTTGTAGGAATAACTATATAAGCGAAAGTGAGCTTGTTACAAATCTCATATCCATTATCATCGTTACAATTTCTATATAAAAAGGGCCCCGAGTTTTAGTTTCGctccgggcccccaaaatctcaagACCGGCCCTGTGTAAAACTATGCTATTTATTTGGTTATGGATTATATGTTTGCTTGTGCAAAATTTGTGTGTGAAATAATGCAAAATTCGTGCTATTTGTTAAAAAGGGCGGCCAGCCGGCCACGCCGGCATATATGGGTCGACGAGTTGGGCGCACTGCCGACTCAAATCTCAAACAAGACAGACGCCGAGCGGACGGCCAACCCAAACGAAAAAAAAATAccgtccatttgggtcggcgcgttggagttgctcttacttcCCTCTTTAATTCTCTTTTTTTAGGGTCCTTTATTTCTCTTTTGGTGACATGACATAGGAGTAAGGAGTAGATTTTTGCTTGAGATGTTAGGCGGCAAAGAGCAAACATGATCCGCGCCTTTGCTCCACGACCATTTCGTTCCATCTCGGGCCAACAGCCCAACACCACATGGAGATCAGTGGCGCCAGCAGGAACGCACGCCTCCACGATCCGCCTCACTCGTAGCGAACCAATCACAGCACGCGAACTACCATCCCACGGATCACCACCTCCATACCAGATCTCAACCGTCCAGACACCACACATCCAACGCTCCACGCTCATCTTCTCTCCCGGAAAAGCAAAACTCACGCACCTGCTCGGCGCTCGCTCGCCTTCTATTTAACGCCGCCccgtccccttcttcctcctcaccccCATCCCTCCCAATCCCCCAAATCTCCTCAGCCTCCCTGCCGGCGCATCTCCGACTCCATGGCCCGCACCAAGCAGACGGCGAGGAAGTCCACCGGCGGCAAGGCGCCGAGGAAGCAGCTGGCCACCAAGGCCGCCCGCAAGTCCGCCCCGGCCACCGGCGGCGTCAAGAAGCCCCACCGCTTCCGCCCCGGCACCGTCGCGCTCCGCGAGATCCGCAAGTACCAGAAGAGCACGGAGCTGCTCATCCGCAAGCTCCCCTTCCAGCGCCTCGTCCGTGAGATCGCCCAGGACTTCAAGACCGACCTCCGCTTCCAGTCCTCCGCCGTCTCCGCCCTGCAGGAGGCCGCCGAGGCCTACCTGGTGGGCCTCTTCGAGGACACCAACCTCTGCGCCATCCATGCCAAGCGCGTCACcatcatgcccaaggacatccagCTCGCCCGCCGCATCCGTGGAGAGAGGGCCTAGGCTGCAGTCTGCAATCCATGCGTCGTCTGTTAGATCCCTGTTAGCCTGAGTTCGTCGGTGGAAGTGTGTGTGTGCTAGCAGTAGGGTTTCAGACTGTGCCTGTGTTGTTCTTGTCATGGTGGATGTGGTATGCCTAATGTGATGGTACCGTCTTGTTGCCATTAGCAATGGAAATGAAAAATGTTTCTCATTCATCTGTGTTTGAATGCCTGTTCCCAAGTTGCCAAATTTCTTGCCTGTTTTGCTCTGAATCTGAGCTTGAATTATCGTTCGACTGTCATCTGGCTAGCTGTCTCTGAACCCGAACGAACGAGCAGTTGAGATTGCTTGTCTCATAGTGTGCTCGTCTTCAGTTCTGTCCATCGACAGACAATGCCGGTATGTTTGATGCTCAGTGCACATATTCTGTTGAAACCATCCCTACTTTGCCTAGTTATGTTGCAATCACGCAAGTCTATCAAACATACTGGAGTGCTCAACATACTGATGCTACAAATTGCTTGGTGTCTTCAGATTTTACAGGTTCAGGAAATGCTGCAGGCTTCCACACCGTACCTGCAATATTATTGGTTGCATCACCCACAATTCCTAAATAACGCACCAGAACATCTAGGAAGCGATGGCAACGATTGATCAAAATCTCATGCCATTCCCGGTTCTGTCTGTCGAAACAGCAGTTGTTTGCTTGATGTTCTGTTCCAGTGGACTGGCCATTGCTTGGACAGAGTATCCTGAACATTGGTTACATTCAGGAGTATAAAGAGAATATGTATCCTACCCCAAGCATGTGAAATGACCTGCCAGTTTTAGCTAGTGTGTTCTTCATTGCTTCGATTTTGTAGCTTATAAATGGCACTCCCTCCGTTTTGTAGCactgttttagttcaaatttgaactaaaaccacgacgagtaatttggaacggagggagtggtacTGTGTCAAAATTCTTCAAAATAACTAGTATTCCGGTTGGTTTCCTCTGAACCTGAATGAACAGATGTAATACGCTCGTTCAGTTCACTTCTGTGTAGCACACATAAACAGTGCTTTCCTGATGGTAAAATCGGTGCTGAAAGTGTCTCAACCCTGCCTCTGTGCTGTATAACCTCAAAACTACAAATGCagttatctatatctataccaatataaaaagacttaAATGGGCAGATCTAAACCATCTCGaccgtcaaatcatgttatctagcggttcaaatcgttccaatgttgagcaccaaacacgttTAACGGTCTAATTAACCaccactgccattggttataaacacgtTTTGACTTAACGCTATCCCTTGAAATCTGTTGtgtaattaatatcctaccattTCCGTGAAAAAGTAATTGATGTCTTATCAAATATCAACGTGCAACAGATATATCTTATCTAATATAACGTGcaactaatatcctacctaatataaacgtgcattgcacgtacattattactagtaATACAAGTTACAAGGATGTCTCCAACTAGTATATTTTTTCTTGATCAAGTGTTTATCATAAGGCGCagtgctagtactccctccgtcccaaaataagtaactcaaaaatgacttaacTTTGTcatttttgagtcacttattttgggacggagggagtatttcttagGAGAATTTTAGTGGTCGCCCATGAGGATGGGGTCATTTTGGCCACAGTGATACCAACACCAATTTCTATGTACCTATTCTCCAAGGTAAACGTTTGGCTGCGGCGCACTGGCCGAACGCTCGGCCGGTCGCGAGCGACCACGTACGTGCCACGCGGCCACAGGGCCCGCACACACCTTTTATATCTCAACCACCCGTGTCTTATCCTTCCATCCCCTGCTCGCCTCTCTCCTCAGCATCTCTCGCACATATCCATCCCCACTCGCCTCTCTCCTCAGCATCTCTCACACATATCCATCCCCACTCGCCTCTCTCCATGAGCCTAGCTCCGGCCAATGCCACGGTTTCTCCGGCGAGGCCCCCACCGGCGAGGCATCCCCTGCTCCTTTCTTCACCTATCTTCACCTCTGCTCGTCGGCCCTCCCCTTCCTGCTCCCCGACGCCCCCGTGTGATGGACCACGGGTCGGCGCTGGGTGAAGGAAGAAGCACACCGGGGATCTGCACCTGGTGGACGGGAACAGCTGCAACCAGCCTGGCCGGGAGTTGCACCCGGTCTTGCCGGAGCTGCAACCGGTGGACAGAGGAGCTGCGACGGGTGGGTGATCACGACCACGGGCAGGCAACGGGGTGGATGACTGTGCCCCGACAAGTGCTACAACTACGGCGACCAGATGTTCGAACCAACGCCTAATTGTGCTACTACAGGCGTTTTGATTTGATGGAACCATCATCGTCCAATTTTCAGTTTTTTGCTACCACCGTAATAGGTATTTGCTGGAACAATCAACATTTTTTGCTACCATCATTTTTTTGGTTTTGTTGGAATCATGCCCAATTTTACTCTTTTTGCTACCACCATAatatttttttgctggaaccatcaaCATTTTTTGCTACCATCGTTTTTTGGTTTTGTTGGAATCATGCCCAATTTTACTCTTTTTGCTACCACCATAATATTTTTTTGTTGGAACCATCAACATTTTTTGCTACCATCGTTTTATTTGGTTTTGTTGGTACAACGCCAAATTTTTGCATTTTTGCTACCACAGGCCTTTTGATTTGCTGGAACGAGCTTCATTTTTTGCTACCACCGGCATCTTTGATTTTTGCTTCAACAAGGTCCATTTTCCCAATTTTTGATACCAGCGTTTTCAAGTTTGCTGGAAGCAGCGcatttttttgctacaaccgttgTTTTTGATGCGAACCACAACGTCGTTGCCATTGTTttctggagggggttgaggggatGGACAACACCAGCGAGGGGCGAGCGTTGGCGGTGATTGTCAACGACGGACGCGCGCTGCACAGCGTGGAGAGGCTGCTGGGGGGAGGGAGCGACGATGTTCCGATGGAGCCGGGCGACGACCGGCGACGAGGGGAAGGCACCTAACTGCACTGCGGGGGGAGGGGTCATGCGAGGCGCGACCTGCTTCGAGGTCTGCAGCCGACGAGGCAGGAAACTACTCGCAGAGAGGGATCGCGGTGGTGGAATACGAAGTCAACGAAGGGCGTGGGCCAGCTGGCAAAACAGACGGTCGATGACGCGCTAATCGTGCAGCTGCGGTGCGACCGATCCAAATTTGGGCCGGTGCACCAGCGCCTATCAGTGCCCGTTCTCCAATCGAccccgcacacacacacacttaggCTCACTCTCGGCAGTTCACAAAATAGGGCTCATGTGGGATCCGGATGTTTCTGGTAAGCTGATGCCGGATCAGTCAAGCATGTCAATTAAATTTTGAACTAAAACGACGACACTTATTTTGTAGAGGAGGGAGTAGGAAAAAATGAAGTGTACAATTAACTTTAAATTATACTCCCTTCATTCTAAAATAGATGGcccaattttgtactaactttgtattaaaattagtacaaagttaagtcatctattttggaacggagggagtataatttactGATGCATAATGTAAGTTCTATGATAGGAGAAATTTTCTAATGGTACTATGTAGTAGTGTGGCTTAGAATGCAAGTAGAATATCAAAGAGCAGTCCATGAGTGAATATGCATAGCCAGGGTTACA
The sequence above is a segment of the Triticum dicoccoides isolate Atlit2015 ecotype Zavitan chromosome 1A, WEW_v2.0, whole genome shotgun sequence genome. Coding sequences within it:
- the LOC119288809 gene encoding histone H3.2 — protein: MARTKQTARKSTGGKAPRKQLATKAARKSAPATGGVKKPHRFRPGTVALREIRKYQKSTELLIRKLPFQRLVREIAQDFKTDLRFQSSAVSALQEAAEAYLVGLFEDTNLCAIHAKRVTIMPKDIQLARRIRGERA